In Actinomycetota bacterium, the following are encoded in one genomic region:
- a CDS encoding ISAzo13 family transposase, with translation MAIPVQTERALAAKFEAVFPHLDERQRRLLAGAEARALGHGGIRVVAKAARMRERTVARGVAELDSGQRPLGRARRPGGGRKRAADRDPGLRPALMALVEPDVRGDPMSPLRWTTRSTRTLAAELTRAGHMVSADTVADLLREEGFRLQANAKTIEGAQHPDRDAQFRYINDRATQYQAAGDPVVSVDTKKKELVGQYRNAGQQWCPKGEPVEVATHDFPDPQLGKAIPYGIYDLAANTGWVGVGTDHDTAAFAVACLRRWWDAVGRAGYPRSRRLLITADAGGSNGYRTRAWKAELAALAVETGLEITVCHLPPGTSKWNKIEHRLFSHITMNWRGRPLSSHQVIVNSIAATTTRTGLCVAAELDTDTYPTGVRVSDAQMDALPLARHEWHGDWNYTLRPEPYSQLPVAAPDPFDQPSPDVAWLCHPTVTGLPTPAWDALITTITTLHQDQREAELDKRRGHRPRQTRPGAGRRPTLTLADRLLATVLHHRLALPPLAVAALFGVRAETIKRRIRDTRQLLEQAGYTITPADTPLAALTDLYDLAATAGIAIPAQTTAS, from the coding sequence ATGGCCATCCCGGTGCAGACCGAGCGGGCGTTGGCGGCGAAGTTCGAAGCGGTGTTCCCGCACCTGGACGAGCGGCAGCGGCGACTGCTGGCCGGGGCGGAGGCTCGGGCGTTGGGCCACGGCGGCATCCGCGTGGTGGCGAAGGCGGCCCGGATGCGGGAGCGGACTGTCGCGCGGGGCGTGGCGGAGCTGGACTCTGGCCAGCGGCCGCTGGGCCGGGCGCGTCGCCCCGGGGGAGGCCGCAAGAGGGCGGCAGATCGGGATCCCGGTCTGCGCCCGGCGCTGATGGCGCTGGTCGAGCCGGATGTGCGCGGGGATCCGATGTCACCGCTGCGGTGGACGACGCGCTCGACCCGGACGCTGGCCGCCGAGCTGACCCGGGCCGGGCACATGGTGTCCGCCGACACGGTCGCTGACCTGCTCCGCGAGGAGGGCTTCAGGCTGCAGGCCAACGCCAAGACGATCGAGGGCGCGCAGCACCCGGACCGCGACGCGCAGTTCCGCTACATCAACGACCGGGCCACCCAGTACCAGGCGGCCGGGGACCCGGTGGTCAGTGTGGACACCAAGAAGAAGGAGCTGGTCGGCCAGTACCGCAACGCCGGCCAGCAGTGGTGCCCGAAGGGCGAGCCGGTCGAGGTGGCGACCCACGATTTCCCCGACCCGCAACTGGGCAAGGCCATCCCGTACGGGATCTACGACCTGGCCGCGAACACCGGCTGGGTCGGCGTGGGCACCGACCACGACACCGCCGCATTCGCCGTGGCCTGCCTGCGCCGCTGGTGGGACGCGGTCGGCCGGGCCGGCTATCCGCGCTCGCGCCGGCTGCTGATCACCGCCGATGCCGGGGGCTCCAACGGCTACCGCACCCGCGCGTGGAAGGCCGAACTGGCCGCCCTGGCCGTGGAAACCGGCCTGGAGATCACCGTATGCCACCTCCCGCCCGGCACCTCCAAGTGGAACAAGATCGAGCACCGGCTGTTCTCGCACATCACCATGAACTGGCGTGGCCGGCCCCTGTCCAGCCATCAGGTCATCGTGAACAGCATCGCCGCGACCACCACCCGGACCGGGCTGTGTGTCGCGGCCGAACTCGACACCGACACCTACCCCACCGGGGTCCGCGTCAGCGACGCGCAGATGGACGCTCTGCCGCTGGCCCGCCACGAGTGGCACGGCGACTGGAACTACACCCTGCGCCCCGAGCCGTACTCGCAGCTCCCGGTCGCGGCGCCGGATCCGTTCGACCAGCCCAGCCCCGACGTGGCCTGGCTGTGCCACCCCACGGTGACCGGACTACCGACCCCCGCGTGGGACGCCTTGATCACCACGATCACCACGCTGCACCAGGACCAGCGGGAAGCCGAGCTGGACAAACGACGCGGCCACCGCCCCCGACAGACCCGCCCCGGCGCCGGACGCCGGCCCACCCTCACCCTCGCCGACCGGCTGCTGGCCACCGTCTTGCACCACCGGCTCGCCCTACCCCCGCTCGCCGTCGCCGCCCTGTTCGGCGTCCGCGCCGAAACCATCAAACGGCGCATCCGCGACACCCGACAGCTGCTCGAACAGGCCGGCTACACCATCACACCCGCAGACACACCACTGGCTGCGCTCACCGACCTCTACGACCTCGCCGCCACCGCAGGCATCGCCATCCCCGCCCAGACCACAGCGAGTTAA